The genomic window CGGTCCGGCCGCGCGGGTACGGCGGAGCGCGAGCGGACCGTCGCTCTCCAGGACGGGCAGGCGGCCGTCGCGGGTGGCGACGATCCGGGCGGTGGCGACGATGCGGGCGGTGGCTGCGAGGCTCGTACGGGCTCTCATGCGGCCCAGGCGAGCAGTTGTGCGCGCACCCAGTCGGCGACCGGCCGGACGCCGTCCGCGCCCGTGAGCGAGGTGAAGGCGACGGGGAGTCCGCCGCGCTGCTCCTCGGCGTCGCGGGCCATGCGCTGGAGGTCGGAGCCGACGTAGGGGGCGAGGTCGGTCTTGTTGACGACGAGGAGGTCGGCGGTGGTGACGCCGGGGCCGCCCTTGCGAGGGATGTCGTCGCCGCCGGCCACGTCGATGACGAAGATCTGGGCGTCGACGAGGCCCCTGGAGAAGGTGGCGGTGAGGTTGTCGCCGCCGGACTCGACGAGGATCAGGTCGAGCGGTCCGACCGTGTCCTCCAGGTCCTCGACGGCTTCGAGGTTGGCGGAGATGTCGTCGCGGATCGCGGTGTGCGGGCAGGCGCCGGTCTCGACGGCCTGGATGCGCTCGGGCGGCAGGACGGCGTTGCGCAGCAGGAACTCGGCGTCCTCGCGGGTGTAGATGTCGTTGGTGACGACGGCAATGGAGAGCTGGTCGCGCAGGGCTCGGCAGAGGGCGGCCACGGTCGCGGTCTTGCCCGAGCCGACGGGGCCGCCGAGGCCGATGCGCAGGGCGCGCCGGCTGCCGTCGGGGCGTACGGCGTCGGCGCCGACGGCGGCCGGGCCGGGGTGGTGGTCGTGGTCGTGGTCGTGGTCGAGGTGCATGGCGGCTCCTTGCGCGGTGTCTTACGTGGTCAGGAGGCGAAGAGGCGGACGGGCCAGGCGGCGTGCTGCTCGGCGGTGATGTCGAGCAGCGGGGCCGATGCGGCGGGCAGGGCGCCGAGGCCGGACTCGGCCGCCCGGCGGGCCGCTTCGACGGCGCGGCCCGCGACCTGGTCCAGTTCCGGGGCGAGGCGGGCGAGGACGGCCGTGGCCTGGAAGGGGTCCAGGCCGAGCAGCCGTACGGCGGCGGTCGCGGGGCCGCCGACGCTCTCGTACGCGGCGCAGTGCGCGGCGTCCTCGGGCCCTAGGCCGGCGGCGCGTGCGGCGAGGCCGAGGACGACGGGCTGATGGGCTCCCTTGGGCAATGCGCGTGCCAGTGCGTCGAGTTCGGCCGACGGCCAGATGGCGCGTGCGGCCCGCATGAGCTGCCGGCCGAGCCTGCGCCCGGTGGCGCGCAGCGCGGGCGAAGGCGTACGGGCGTCGGCGGCCGCGTCGAGCCCGACGGGGTCGAGCCCGAGCGCCGCCGCGGCGGCGAGCCCGGCCGCGGTCAGCCCCGCGGTGTGCAGCCGCCCCCGGCAGAAGCCGGAAAGCCCCCCGGCGTCCCGGACCCGCCCGGCCTTCACGGCGGCCTCGACCCCACCGGAGTGCGCATGTCCCCCGGCGGGGAACCGGCCGTCGGCGAGAATGAGCAACGCGGCCCGCCCGCCGCCGGGCACGCCCGCGGCGGGGCCCGCGTCCGGTCGCGTACCCTCCGGCGGTGGCGCCGTCGTCCGGTGGGCAGCAGAGGTCGGGTCCATGGTCAGAAGAGGAAGTAGCGCTGGGCCATGGGAAGTTCCTCCGCCGGAGCCGGTTCGACGGCTTCCCCGTCGATGGTCACCGTGAAGGTGTCCGCGTC from Streptomyces formicae includes these protein-coding regions:
- a CDS encoding urease accessory protein UreF — encoded protein: MDPTSAAHRTTAPPPEGTRPDAGPAAGVPGGGRAALLILADGRFPAGGHAHSGGVEAAVKAGRVRDAGGLSGFCRGRLHTAGLTAAGLAAAAALGLDPVGLDAAADARTPSPALRATGRRLGRQLMRAARAIWPSAELDALARALPKGAHQPVVLGLAARAAGLGPEDAAHCAAYESVGGPATAAVRLLGLDPFQATAVLARLAPELDQVAGRAVEAARRAAESGLGALPAASAPLLDITAEQHAAWPVRLFAS
- the ureG gene encoding urease accessory protein UreG, encoding MHLDHDHDHDHHPGPAAVGADAVRPDGSRRALRIGLGGPVGSGKTATVAALCRALRDQLSIAVVTNDIYTREDAEFLLRNAVLPPERIQAVETGACPHTAIRDDISANLEAVEDLEDTVGPLDLILVESGGDNLTATFSRGLVDAQIFVIDVAGGDDIPRKGGPGVTTADLLVVNKTDLAPYVGSDLQRMARDAEEQRGGLPVAFTSLTGADGVRPVADWVRAQLLAWAA